From one Lycium ferocissimum isolate CSIRO_LF1 chromosome 5, AGI_CSIRO_Lferr_CH_V1, whole genome shotgun sequence genomic stretch:
- the LOC132056161 gene encoding uncharacterized protein LOC132056161 isoform X2: MANPASVDVILEFLRKNKFTRAEAALRGELNNHPDLNGVLQKLTIEDKELSQSTEGANRGKATTETPGTTFQNSEDVYKETSSRSSGEISKELIIKEIECGTGRNGSDCNWKNVQEQKKVNESVGTSDKNFSFANSSEDTVDLYSWKYTPGNGPVTYQHDGGATGTIDLLSLVNSGKSKLNSSEVFDSGKAHAKCEEDVSFSGEKRTSWPGSTSKDTVETKHDSGRNIELKEVDQQIKLSGACSKDVVINNPWSKSDEFIHPSSEPWRDCTVKTVFPFSKGDVSTSYDHDIGSTDRKEGKRKTEVSDVRAAIKEQVDEVGRALYLGKTHGSEPKEFSGLGFSFVSESQKEGFPRLPPVRLKSEEKSFSIPWEEKFERDGPASKITNADNYFIGSFLDVPIGQDLTSSGGKRPAGGSWLSVSQGIAEDTSDLVSGFATIGDGLSESIDYPNEYWDSDEYDDDDDVGYTRQPIEDEAWFLAHEIDYPSDNEKGTGHGSVPDPQRGQSREEDDEQSFAEEDSCFSVSEMYRRTDESELIAQYDGQLMDEEELNLMRAEPVWRGFVTQTNELMLGDVKVLNECGRPRQDDTCMDDDQHGSVRSIGVGINSDTADFGSEVRESLVGGSSEGDVEYFHDHDTSIGGSRHLPPISDKPYSEKSKREKKAAKRSSDKFVTGADKGSFVQKRNHLDGGFSFPPPRDGELVQTSSSKSLWSNKCNTVVSDEADDSMANDDMLAPWRRKSSESSPVKSSRDESHANAAGSENSSPSSLSNYGYAEREHVKKEEETKLASAREEDVGASLEDEEATAVQEQVRQIKAQEEEFETFDLKIVHRKNRTGFEEDKNFHVVLNSVLAGRYQVTEYLGSAAFSKAIQAHDLHTGMDVCVKIIKNNKDFFDQSLDEIKLLKYVNKHDPADKYHLLRLYDYFYYREHLLIVCELLKANLYEFHKFNRESGGEVYFTMPRLQSITIQCLEALQFLHRLGLIHCDLKPENILVKSYSRCEVKVIDLGSSCFETDHLCSYVQSRSYRAPEVILGLPYDKKIDVWSLGCILAELCTGNVLFQNDSPATLLGRVIGIIGPIDQDLLVKGRDTYKYFTKNHMLYERNQETNRLEYLIPKKTSLRHRLPMGDQGFIDFVAHLLEVNPKKRPSASDALKHPWLSYPYEPISS; this comes from the exons ATGGCGAACCCGGCGTCAGTAGATGTAATACTGGAATTTTTacggaaaaataaatttacaagGGCCGAGGCCGCTTTGCGGGGGGAGCTGAATAATCATCCTGATCTGAATGGAGTTCTTCAGAAGCTTACGATTGAGGATAAAGAGTTGAGTCAATCAACAGAAGGAGCAAATAGGGGTAAAGCAACGACAGAGACTCCGGGGACAACTTTTCAGAATAGTGAGGATGTTTACAAGGAGACAAGTTCAAGGAGCAGCGGTGAAATATCAAAGGAGCTTATTATTAAGGAGATAGAATGTGGTACCGGGAGAAATGGCTCAGACTGCAACTGGAAAAATGTCCAGGAGCAGAAGAAAGTTAATGAATCTGTTGGGACAAGTGACAAAAACTTCAGTTTTGCCAACAGTTCGGAGGATACTGTTGATCTGTATTCGTGGAAATACACTCCTGGTAACGGTCCGGTTACTTATCAGCATGACGGTGGAGCTACTGGTACCATTGACCTCTTAAGTTTGGTGAACTCTGGGAAATCAAAGTTAAATTCTTCTGAGGTCTTTGATAGTGGTAAGGCTCATGCAAAATGTGAGGAAGATGTCAGTTTTTCTGGTGAAAAGAGAACTTCTTGGCCTGGAAGTACTAGCAAAGACACTGTAGAAACAAAGCATGATAGTGGTCGAAATATTGAGCTCAAGGAGGTTGATCAACAAATTAAGCTAAGTGGGGCATGCTCCAAAGATGTAGTAATTAATAACCCTTGGTCTAAAAGTGATGAATTCATACACCCTTCATCTGAGCCTTGGAGAGACTGTACAGTTAAAACTGTTTTCCCGTTTTCCAAAGGAGATGTCTCGACAAGTTATGATCATGACATTGGTAGTACTGAcaggaaagaaggaaaacgaAAAACAGAGGTTAGTGATGTTAGGGCAGCAATAAAAGAACAAGTGGATGAGGTGGGAAGAGCTCTGTATCTTGGGAAGACACACGGAAGTGAACCAAAAGAATTCAGCGGCCTAGGCTTTTCATTTGTTTCTGAAAGCCAGAAAGAAGGATTCCCTAGGTTGCCACCTGTTAGATTGAAGTCAGAAGAGAAGTCGTTCAGTATCCCTTGGGAGGAAAAGTTTGAACGAGATGGACCCGCCTCAAAGATTACTAATGCTGACAATTATTTCATAGgttcatttcttgatgttccTATTGGACAAGATCTTACCAGTTCAG GTGGAAAAAGGCCTGCAGGAGGTAGTTGGCTGTCTGTAAGTCAAGGCATTGCTGAGGACACTTCTGATCTGGTTTCTGGTTTTGCAACAATTGGTGATGGACTGAGTGAATCTATTGATTACCCCAATGAATATTGGGACTCCGATGagtatgatgacgatgatgatgtcgGCTACACAAGACAACCTATTGAAGATGAGGCGTGGTTTTTAGCTCATGAAATTGATTATCCCAGTGATAATGAGAAGGGAACAGGGCATGGGAGTGTTCCAGATCCTCAAAGAGGGCAAAGCcgagaagaagatgatgagCAGTCTTTTGCAGAAGAAGATTCCTGCTTCTCAG TATCTGAAATGTACAGGAGAACTGATGAGAGTGAGTTGATTGCCCAATATGATGGACAGTTGATGGATGAAGAAGAACTAAATTTGATGCGTGCAGAGCCAGTTTGGCGGGGCTTTGTTACTCAAACAAATGAACTCATGTTGGGGGATGTTAAAGTCCTGAATGAGTGTGGAAGGCCTCGGCAGGATGATACTTGCATGGACGATGATCAGCACGGTTCAGTTCGGTCTATTGGTGTGGGGATTAACAGTGACACTGCTGATTTTGGAAGCGAAGTGCGTGAAAGTTTGGTTGGAGGGAGTAGTGAGGGGGACGTAGAGTACTTCCATGATCATGATACCAGTATTGGTGGGTCCAGGCACCTACCACCCATTTCAGATAAGCCTTATTCAGAGAAatcaaagagagaaaagaaagcaGCTAAACGTAGTTCTGACAAGTTTGTTACTGGGGCTGACAAAGGAAGTTTTGTGCAGAAAAGGAATCATTTGGATGGAGGATTCTCATTTCCCCCTCCCAGAGATGGAGAGTTAGTTCAAACAAGCTCGAGTAAGTCTTTATGGTCAAACAAGTGCAACACTGTTGTCAGTGATGAAGCTGATGATTCTATGGCAAATGATGACATGCTTGCTCCATGGAGGCGCAAAAGCAGTGAGTCTTCACCTGTCAAGAGCTCAAGAGATGAAAGCCATGCAAATGCCGCAGGATCAGAAAATTCTAGCCCTTCTTCTCTTTCAAACTATGGCTATGCTGAACGGGAGCATGTGaagaaagaagaggagacaaAACTAGCCAGTGCAAGAGAAGAAGATGTAGGGGCGTCACTGGAGGATGAAGAAGCAACAGCAGTGCAGGAGCAAGTAAGGCAGATCAAGGCACAGGAGGAGGAATTTGAAACCTTTGATCTTAAGATTGTGCATAGGAAAAACAG AACTGGCTTTGAGGAGGACAAGAATTTCCATGTTGTTTTAAATTCAGTTTTAGCTGGGCGATATCAAGTTACTGAGTATCTTGGATCTGCTGCATTTAGCAAAGCTATCCAAGCTCACGACCTTCACACTGGCATGGATGTTTGTGTAAAGATCATAAAGAACAACAAAGATTTCTTTGACCAGAGCCTTGATGAAATAAAGCTTCTCAAGTATGTCAACAAGCATGATCCCGCTGACAAGTACCATTTACTTCGGTTGTATGATTACTTCTATTATCGA GAGCATTTGTTAATTGTATGCGAACTCCTTAAGGCAAATCTTTATGAGTTCCATAAATTTAATAGAGAATCTGGAGGAGAAGTCTACTTTACCATGCCAAGACTGCAG TCAATCACTATTCAGTGTTTGGAGGCTCTTCAGTTTTTGCATCGGCTTGGGCTTATACATTGTGACTTGAAGCCTGAGAACATATTGGTGAAAAGCTACAGTAGATGTGAAGTGAAGGTGATTGATCTGGGAAGCAGTTGTTTTGAAACAGATCATCTTTGTTCTTATGTCCAATCCAGATCCTACCGTGCACCTGAAGTTATTTTGGGACTTCCGTATGATAAAAAGATCGATGTCTGGTCACTTGGCTGCATCCTAGCAGAACTTTGCACCGGAAAT GTACTTTTTCAAAATGACTCTCCTGCCACATTACTCGGTAGGGTGATCGGTATTATAGGTCCCATTGACCAAGATTTGCTCGTCAAAGGACGAGATACTTATAAGtatttcaccaaaaatcacATGCTGTATGAACGAAATCAG gaAACAAACAGATTGGAATACTTGATACCCAAAAAGACATCCTTGAGGCATCGGTTACCAATGGGGGATCAAGGATTCATTGATTTTGTGGCCCATCTCCTTGAAGTAAACCCAAAGAAGCGTCCATCTGCCTCGGACGCTTTAAAGCATCCGTGGCTGTCATATCCATACGAGCCAATATCATCTTGA
- the LOC132056161 gene encoding uncharacterized protein LOC132056161 isoform X1, with protein sequence MANPASVDVILEFLRKNKFTRAEAALRGELNNHPDLNGVLQKLTIEDKELSQSTEGANRGKATTETPGTTFQNSEDVYKETSSRSSGEISKELIIKEIECGTGRNGSDCNWKNVQEQKKVNESVGTSDKNFSFANSSEDTVDLYSWKYTPGNGPVTYQHDGGATGTIDLLSLVNSGKSKLNSSEVFDSGKAHAKCEEDVSFSGEKRTSWPGSTSKDTVETKHDSGRNIELKEVDQQIKLSGACSKDVVINNPWSKSDEFIHPSSEPWRDCTVKTVFPFSKGDVSTSYDHDIGSTDRKEGKRKTEVSDVRAAIKEQVDEVGRALYLGKTHGSEPKEFSGLGFSFVSESQKEGFPRLPPVRLKSEEKSFSIPWEEKFERDGPASKITNADNYFIGSFLDVPIGQDLTSSGGKRPAGGSWLSVSQGIAEDTSDLVSGFATIGDGLSESIDYPNEYWDSDEYDDDDDVGYTRQPIEDEAWFLAHEIDYPSDNEKGTGHGSVPDPQRGQSREEDDEQSFAEEDSCFSGERYFQSKNVDPVRPADDHIGLSVSEMYRRTDESELIAQYDGQLMDEEELNLMRAEPVWRGFVTQTNELMLGDVKVLNECGRPRQDDTCMDDDQHGSVRSIGVGINSDTADFGSEVRESLVGGSSEGDVEYFHDHDTSIGGSRHLPPISDKPYSEKSKREKKAAKRSSDKFVTGADKGSFVQKRNHLDGGFSFPPPRDGELVQTSSSKSLWSNKCNTVVSDEADDSMANDDMLAPWRRKSSESSPVKSSRDESHANAAGSENSSPSSLSNYGYAEREHVKKEEETKLASAREEDVGASLEDEEATAVQEQVRQIKAQEEEFETFDLKIVHRKNRTGFEEDKNFHVVLNSVLAGRYQVTEYLGSAAFSKAIQAHDLHTGMDVCVKIIKNNKDFFDQSLDEIKLLKYVNKHDPADKYHLLRLYDYFYYREHLLIVCELLKANLYEFHKFNRESGGEVYFTMPRLQSITIQCLEALQFLHRLGLIHCDLKPENILVKSYSRCEVKVIDLGSSCFETDHLCSYVQSRSYRAPEVILGLPYDKKIDVWSLGCILAELCTGNVLFQNDSPATLLGRVIGIIGPIDQDLLVKGRDTYKYFTKNHMLYERNQETNRLEYLIPKKTSLRHRLPMGDQGFIDFVAHLLEVNPKKRPSASDALKHPWLSYPYEPISS encoded by the exons ATGGCGAACCCGGCGTCAGTAGATGTAATACTGGAATTTTTacggaaaaataaatttacaagGGCCGAGGCCGCTTTGCGGGGGGAGCTGAATAATCATCCTGATCTGAATGGAGTTCTTCAGAAGCTTACGATTGAGGATAAAGAGTTGAGTCAATCAACAGAAGGAGCAAATAGGGGTAAAGCAACGACAGAGACTCCGGGGACAACTTTTCAGAATAGTGAGGATGTTTACAAGGAGACAAGTTCAAGGAGCAGCGGTGAAATATCAAAGGAGCTTATTATTAAGGAGATAGAATGTGGTACCGGGAGAAATGGCTCAGACTGCAACTGGAAAAATGTCCAGGAGCAGAAGAAAGTTAATGAATCTGTTGGGACAAGTGACAAAAACTTCAGTTTTGCCAACAGTTCGGAGGATACTGTTGATCTGTATTCGTGGAAATACACTCCTGGTAACGGTCCGGTTACTTATCAGCATGACGGTGGAGCTACTGGTACCATTGACCTCTTAAGTTTGGTGAACTCTGGGAAATCAAAGTTAAATTCTTCTGAGGTCTTTGATAGTGGTAAGGCTCATGCAAAATGTGAGGAAGATGTCAGTTTTTCTGGTGAAAAGAGAACTTCTTGGCCTGGAAGTACTAGCAAAGACACTGTAGAAACAAAGCATGATAGTGGTCGAAATATTGAGCTCAAGGAGGTTGATCAACAAATTAAGCTAAGTGGGGCATGCTCCAAAGATGTAGTAATTAATAACCCTTGGTCTAAAAGTGATGAATTCATACACCCTTCATCTGAGCCTTGGAGAGACTGTACAGTTAAAACTGTTTTCCCGTTTTCCAAAGGAGATGTCTCGACAAGTTATGATCATGACATTGGTAGTACTGAcaggaaagaaggaaaacgaAAAACAGAGGTTAGTGATGTTAGGGCAGCAATAAAAGAACAAGTGGATGAGGTGGGAAGAGCTCTGTATCTTGGGAAGACACACGGAAGTGAACCAAAAGAATTCAGCGGCCTAGGCTTTTCATTTGTTTCTGAAAGCCAGAAAGAAGGATTCCCTAGGTTGCCACCTGTTAGATTGAAGTCAGAAGAGAAGTCGTTCAGTATCCCTTGGGAGGAAAAGTTTGAACGAGATGGACCCGCCTCAAAGATTACTAATGCTGACAATTATTTCATAGgttcatttcttgatgttccTATTGGACAAGATCTTACCAGTTCAG GTGGAAAAAGGCCTGCAGGAGGTAGTTGGCTGTCTGTAAGTCAAGGCATTGCTGAGGACACTTCTGATCTGGTTTCTGGTTTTGCAACAATTGGTGATGGACTGAGTGAATCTATTGATTACCCCAATGAATATTGGGACTCCGATGagtatgatgacgatgatgatgtcgGCTACACAAGACAACCTATTGAAGATGAGGCGTGGTTTTTAGCTCATGAAATTGATTATCCCAGTGATAATGAGAAGGGAACAGGGCATGGGAGTGTTCCAGATCCTCAAAGAGGGCAAAGCcgagaagaagatgatgagCAGTCTTTTGCAGAAGAAGATTCCTGCTTCTCAGGTGAGCGATATTTCCAATCAAAAAATGTTGATCCAGTTAGGCCTGCAGATGATCACATAGGGTTGTCAGTATCTGAAATGTACAGGAGAACTGATGAGAGTGAGTTGATTGCCCAATATGATGGACAGTTGATGGATGAAGAAGAACTAAATTTGATGCGTGCAGAGCCAGTTTGGCGGGGCTTTGTTACTCAAACAAATGAACTCATGTTGGGGGATGTTAAAGTCCTGAATGAGTGTGGAAGGCCTCGGCAGGATGATACTTGCATGGACGATGATCAGCACGGTTCAGTTCGGTCTATTGGTGTGGGGATTAACAGTGACACTGCTGATTTTGGAAGCGAAGTGCGTGAAAGTTTGGTTGGAGGGAGTAGTGAGGGGGACGTAGAGTACTTCCATGATCATGATACCAGTATTGGTGGGTCCAGGCACCTACCACCCATTTCAGATAAGCCTTATTCAGAGAAatcaaagagagaaaagaaagcaGCTAAACGTAGTTCTGACAAGTTTGTTACTGGGGCTGACAAAGGAAGTTTTGTGCAGAAAAGGAATCATTTGGATGGAGGATTCTCATTTCCCCCTCCCAGAGATGGAGAGTTAGTTCAAACAAGCTCGAGTAAGTCTTTATGGTCAAACAAGTGCAACACTGTTGTCAGTGATGAAGCTGATGATTCTATGGCAAATGATGACATGCTTGCTCCATGGAGGCGCAAAAGCAGTGAGTCTTCACCTGTCAAGAGCTCAAGAGATGAAAGCCATGCAAATGCCGCAGGATCAGAAAATTCTAGCCCTTCTTCTCTTTCAAACTATGGCTATGCTGAACGGGAGCATGTGaagaaagaagaggagacaaAACTAGCCAGTGCAAGAGAAGAAGATGTAGGGGCGTCACTGGAGGATGAAGAAGCAACAGCAGTGCAGGAGCAAGTAAGGCAGATCAAGGCACAGGAGGAGGAATTTGAAACCTTTGATCTTAAGATTGTGCATAGGAAAAACAG AACTGGCTTTGAGGAGGACAAGAATTTCCATGTTGTTTTAAATTCAGTTTTAGCTGGGCGATATCAAGTTACTGAGTATCTTGGATCTGCTGCATTTAGCAAAGCTATCCAAGCTCACGACCTTCACACTGGCATGGATGTTTGTGTAAAGATCATAAAGAACAACAAAGATTTCTTTGACCAGAGCCTTGATGAAATAAAGCTTCTCAAGTATGTCAACAAGCATGATCCCGCTGACAAGTACCATTTACTTCGGTTGTATGATTACTTCTATTATCGA GAGCATTTGTTAATTGTATGCGAACTCCTTAAGGCAAATCTTTATGAGTTCCATAAATTTAATAGAGAATCTGGAGGAGAAGTCTACTTTACCATGCCAAGACTGCAG TCAATCACTATTCAGTGTTTGGAGGCTCTTCAGTTTTTGCATCGGCTTGGGCTTATACATTGTGACTTGAAGCCTGAGAACATATTGGTGAAAAGCTACAGTAGATGTGAAGTGAAGGTGATTGATCTGGGAAGCAGTTGTTTTGAAACAGATCATCTTTGTTCTTATGTCCAATCCAGATCCTACCGTGCACCTGAAGTTATTTTGGGACTTCCGTATGATAAAAAGATCGATGTCTGGTCACTTGGCTGCATCCTAGCAGAACTTTGCACCGGAAAT GTACTTTTTCAAAATGACTCTCCTGCCACATTACTCGGTAGGGTGATCGGTATTATAGGTCCCATTGACCAAGATTTGCTCGTCAAAGGACGAGATACTTATAAGtatttcaccaaaaatcacATGCTGTATGAACGAAATCAG gaAACAAACAGATTGGAATACTTGATACCCAAAAAGACATCCTTGAGGCATCGGTTACCAATGGGGGATCAAGGATTCATTGATTTTGTGGCCCATCTCCTTGAAGTAAACCCAAAGAAGCGTCCATCTGCCTCGGACGCTTTAAAGCATCCGTGGCTGTCATATCCATACGAGCCAATATCATCTTGA